The proteins below are encoded in one region of Pseudomonas entomophila L48:
- a CDS encoding amino acid aminotransferase, which produces MMHFAAIGRVPGDPILGLMEAYARDANPAKFDLGVGVFKDAQGLTPIPAAVKQAEQRLVERQATKSYVGGHGDAAFGRLVSELVLGSDSPLLASRRAGATQTPGGTGALRLAAEFIAHCLPGRGVWLSDPTWPIHETIFAGAGLKVSHYPYVGKDNRLNVAGMLAALEQAPEGDVVLLHACCHNPTGFDLGQDDWRAVLDIVKRRNLLPLIDFAYQGFGDGLEEDAWAVRLFATELPELLITSSCSKNFGLYRDRTGALLVCSHDAEKLLDVRSQLAFLARNLWSTPPDHGAAVVAEILGDPALKALWVEEVNAMRQRIAELREGLVKALAPHGLAERFAHIAAQRGMFSYTGLNAEQVRLLREKHSVYMVGTGRANIAGADAQRLEQLAAAIADVCR; this is translated from the coding sequence GTGATGCACTTCGCGGCCATCGGTCGGGTCCCCGGCGACCCGATCCTGGGGCTGATGGAGGCCTACGCCCGCGACGCCAACCCGGCGAAGTTCGATTTGGGCGTCGGCGTGTTCAAGGATGCCCAGGGCCTGACGCCGATCCCTGCCGCGGTCAAACAGGCCGAGCAGCGCCTGGTCGAGCGGCAGGCCACCAAGAGCTACGTCGGTGGCCATGGTGACGCGGCGTTCGGACGCCTGGTCAGCGAACTGGTGCTGGGCAGCGACTCGCCGTTGCTGGCCAGCCGGCGCGCTGGCGCCACCCAGACCCCTGGCGGCACCGGCGCCCTGCGCCTGGCGGCGGAGTTCATCGCCCACTGCCTGCCCGGCCGCGGGGTCTGGCTGAGCGACCCGACCTGGCCAATCCACGAGACGATCTTCGCCGGTGCCGGGCTCAAGGTGTCCCACTACCCCTACGTGGGCAAGGACAATCGCCTGAACGTCGCTGGCATGCTCGCCGCACTGGAGCAGGCACCGGAAGGCGACGTGGTGCTGCTGCACGCCTGCTGCCACAACCCGACCGGTTTCGATCTGGGCCAGGACGACTGGCGTGCGGTGCTCGACATCGTCAAGCGGCGCAACCTGCTGCCATTGATCGACTTCGCCTACCAGGGCTTCGGTGACGGCCTGGAAGAAGACGCCTGGGCAGTGCGCCTGTTTGCCACCGAACTGCCGGAACTGCTGATCACCAGCTCCTGCTCGAAGAACTTCGGCCTGTACCGCGACCGCACCGGCGCTCTGCTGGTGTGCAGCCACGATGCGGAAAAACTGCTGGATGTGCGCAGCCAACTGGCATTCCTTGCGCGCAACCTGTGGTCGACGCCGCCGGATCACGGCGCGGCGGTAGTCGCCGAGATTCTCGGCGATCCAGCGCTCAAAGCCCTGTGGGTCGAGGAAGTGAACGCCATGCGCCAACGCATCGCCGAACTTCGCGAAGGCCTGGTGAAGGCACTGGCCCCCCATGGCCTGGCCGAGCGCTTCGCGCACATCGCCGCGCAACGTGGGATGTTCTCCTACACCGGGCTGAACGCCGAGCAAGTGCGCCTGCTGCGTGAGAAGCACAGCGTGTACATGGTCGGCACAGGCCGAGCGAACATCGCCGGGGCCGACGCGCAACGCCTGGAGCAGCTGGCAGCAGCCATCGCCGACGTCTGCCGCTGA
- a CDS encoding MFS transporter, with the protein MPDSPRPLAVTLQVVSIVLFTFIGYLNIGIPLAVLPGYVHNDLGFSAVIAGLVISVQYLATLLSRPTASRIIDNLGSKKAVMYGLFGCGLSGVFMLACSFLTHLPWLSLTCLLIGRLVLGSAESLVGSGSIGWGIGRVGSQNTAKVISWNGIASYGALAIGAPLGVLMVKHLGLWSMGASIILLGVVGLLLAWPKRAAPVVAGVRLPFLRVLGKVFPHGSGLALGSIGFGTIATFITLYYASRDWPNAALTLSLFGASFICARLLFGNLINRIGGFRVAIACLSVETLGLLMLWLAPSAEMALAGAALSGFGFSLVFPALGVEAVNQVSAANRGAAVGAYSLFIDLSLGITGPLVGAVAAGFGFASMFLFAAGAAGCGLVLSLYLYRQAQRLRRA; encoded by the coding sequence ATGCCCGATTCACCGCGCCCCCTTGCGGTCACCCTGCAAGTTGTCTCCATCGTCCTCTTCACCTTCATCGGCTACCTGAACATCGGCATCCCCCTGGCCGTACTGCCCGGCTATGTGCACAACGACCTGGGTTTCAGTGCCGTGATCGCAGGGTTGGTGATCAGTGTGCAGTACCTGGCCACCCTGCTCAGCCGCCCCACCGCCAGCCGCATCATCGACAACCTCGGCAGCAAGAAGGCGGTCATGTACGGCCTGTTCGGCTGCGGCCTGAGCGGTGTGTTCATGCTGGCCTGCAGCTTCCTGACACACCTGCCCTGGCTAAGCTTGACCTGCCTGCTCATCGGCCGCCTGGTGCTGGGCAGCGCCGAAAGCCTGGTGGGCTCGGGCTCCATCGGCTGGGGCATTGGCCGGGTCGGTTCGCAGAACACCGCCAAGGTGATTTCCTGGAATGGCATCGCCAGCTATGGTGCGCTGGCCATCGGTGCACCGCTGGGCGTGCTGATGGTCAAGCACCTTGGGCTGTGGAGCATGGGTGCGAGCATCATCCTGCTGGGCGTGGTCGGCCTGTTGCTGGCCTGGCCCAAGCGTGCCGCACCGGTGGTTGCCGGTGTGCGCCTGCCATTCCTGCGGGTGCTGGGCAAGGTGTTCCCCCATGGCTCGGGGCTGGCCCTGGGCTCGATCGGCTTCGGCACCATCGCCACCTTCATCACGCTCTATTACGCCAGCCGCGACTGGCCCAACGCCGCGCTCACCTTGAGCCTGTTCGGCGCCAGCTTCATCTGTGCGCGCCTGCTGTTCGGCAACCTGATCAACCGCATCGGCGGTTTCCGCGTAGCGATTGCCTGCCTGTCCGTCGAGACACTGGGATTGCTGATGCTGTGGCTCGCGCCCAGCGCCGAAATGGCCCTGGCCGGCGCGGCCTTGAGCGGGTTTGGTTTCTCGCTGGTGTTCCCGGCACTGGGCGTGGAGGCCGTCAACCAGGTATCGGCGGCCAACCGCGGCGCGGCGGTGGGTGCCTATTCGCTGTTCATCGACCTGTCGCTGGGGATCACCGGGCCGCTGGTGGGCGCGGTGGCGGCAGGGTTCGGATTCGCCTCGATGTTTCTGTTCGCGGCCGGGGCGGCAGGATGCGGGTTGGTATTGAGTCTGTACCTGTACCGCCAGGCGCAACGCTTGCGCAGGGCCTGA
- a CDS encoding D-2-hydroxyglutarate dehydrogenase YdiJ — protein MIAQLPPRAPAAHYPEFLEALKNSGFRGQISADYGTRTVLATDNSIYQRLPQAAVFPQDADDVARVATLMAEPRFRDIKLTPRGGGTGTNGQSLTDGIVVDLSRHMNTILEINVEERWVRVQAGVVKDQLNAALKPHGLFFAPELSTSNRATVGGMINTDASGQGSCTYGKTRDHVLELHSVLLGGERLHSLPIDDTALEQACAMPGRVGEVYRMAREIQETQAELIESTFPKLNRCLTGYDLAHLRDEQGRFNLNSVLCGAEGSLGYVVEAKLNVLPIPKYAVLVNVRYTSFMDALRDANALMAHKPLSIETVDSKVLMLAMKDIVWHSVAEYFPADAERPTLGINLVEFCGDDPVEVNARVEAFVEHLQRDTSVERLGHTLAEGAEAVTKVYTMRKRSVGLLGNVEGEVRPQPFVEDTAVPPEQLADYIADFRALLDGYGLAYGMFGHVDAGVLHVRPALDMKDPAQAALVKPISDAVAALTQRYGGLLWGEHGKGLRSEYVPAYFGELYPALQRLKGAFDPHNQLNPGKICTPPDSAEGLTPVDGAPLRGDLDRTIDERVWQSFGSAVHCNGNGACYNYDPNDAMCPSWKATRERQHSPKGRASLIREWLRLQGEANIDVLAAAQRKASWLKGLPARLRNSRARQQGQADFSHEVYDAMAGCLACKSCAGQCPIKVNVPDFRSRFLELYHGRYQRPLRDYLIGSLEFTIPYLAHAPGLYNAVMGSKWVGKLLADKVGMVDSPLISRFNFQSTLTRCRVQVASVPALRELTPAQRERSIVLVQDAFTRYFETPLLASFIELAHRLGHKVFLAPYSANGKPLHVQGFLGAFAKAAVRNATQLKALADCGVPLVGLDPAMTLVYRQEYQKVEGVECPSVLLPQEWLMSVLPEQTPAKADNFRLMAHCTEKTNVPASTKQWEQVFARLGLKLVTEATGCCGMSGTYGHEARNQEASRTIFEQSWATKLDKQGEALATGYSCRSQVKRMTEKQLRHPLEVVLQYAQR, from the coding sequence ATGATCGCCCAGCTGCCGCCCCGCGCGCCTGCCGCCCACTACCCCGAATTCCTCGAAGCCCTGAAGAACAGCGGCTTCCGTGGCCAGATCAGCGCCGACTACGGCACCCGCACGGTACTGGCCACCGACAACTCCATCTACCAGCGCCTGCCCCAGGCGGCGGTGTTCCCGCAAGATGCCGACGATGTGGCGCGGGTCGCCACGCTGATGGCCGAGCCACGTTTTCGCGATATCAAGCTGACCCCGCGTGGCGGCGGTACCGGCACCAATGGCCAGTCGCTGACCGACGGCATCGTCGTCGACTTGTCGCGACACATGAACACCATCCTCGAAATCAACGTCGAGGAGCGTTGGGTGCGGGTCCAGGCAGGTGTGGTTAAGGACCAGCTCAATGCCGCGCTCAAGCCCCACGGTCTGTTCTTCGCCCCGGAGCTGTCCACTTCTAACCGCGCCACTGTCGGCGGCATGATCAACACCGATGCCAGTGGCCAGGGCAGCTGCACATACGGCAAGACCCGCGACCACGTGCTCGAGCTGCACAGCGTGCTGCTCGGCGGTGAGCGCCTGCACAGCCTGCCGATCGACGACACGGCGCTGGAACAGGCCTGCGCCATGCCTGGCCGGGTCGGCGAGGTGTACCGCATGGCCCGGGAAATCCAGGAAACCCAGGCTGAGCTGATCGAAAGCACCTTCCCCAAGCTCAATCGCTGCCTGACCGGCTACGACCTTGCGCACCTGCGCGACGAGCAGGGCCGTTTCAACCTCAACAGCGTACTGTGCGGTGCTGAAGGCTCGCTGGGCTACGTGGTCGAGGCCAAGCTCAATGTGCTACCGATCCCGAAATACGCGGTGCTGGTCAACGTGCGCTACACCAGCTTCATGGATGCCCTGCGCGACGCCAATGCGTTGATGGCGCACAAGCCGCTGTCGATCGAGACTGTGGACTCCAAGGTGTTGATGCTGGCGATGAAGGACATCGTCTGGCACAGCGTCGCCGAATACTTCCCGGCCGACGCCGAGCGCCCGACCCTGGGCATCAACCTGGTGGAGTTCTGCGGTGACGACCCGGTCGAGGTCAATGCGCGGGTCGAGGCGTTCGTCGAGCATTTGCAGCGTGACACCAGTGTCGAGCGCCTGGGGCATACCTTGGCGGAGGGTGCGGAAGCGGTGACCAAGGTCTACACCATGCGCAAGCGTTCGGTGGGCTTGCTTGGCAACGTCGAGGGTGAGGTGCGCCCGCAGCCGTTCGTCGAGGATACCGCCGTGCCACCCGAGCAACTGGCCGATTACATTGCCGACTTCCGTGCCCTGCTCGACGGCTATGGCTTGGCATACGGCATGTTCGGCCACGTCGATGCGGGCGTGCTGCATGTGCGCCCGGCGCTGGACATGAAGGACCCGGCCCAGGCGGCCTTGGTCAAGCCGATCTCCGATGCCGTGGCGGCGCTGACCCAGCGCTACGGTGGCCTGCTATGGGGCGAGCATGGCAAGGGCCTGCGTTCCGAGTATGTGCCGGCTTATTTCGGCGAGCTGTACCCGGCATTGCAGCGTCTGAAAGGCGCGTTCGACCCGCACAACCAGCTCAATCCAGGCAAGATCTGCACCCCGCCGGACAGTGCCGAAGGCCTGACGCCGGTGGATGGCGCGCCCCTGCGCGGCGACCTGGATCGCACCATCGACGAGCGCGTCTGGCAAAGCTTCGGCAGTGCCGTGCACTGCAACGGCAACGGCGCCTGCTACAACTACGACCCCAACGACGCCATGTGCCCGTCGTGGAAGGCCACCCGCGAGCGCCAGCATTCACCGAAGGGCCGCGCCTCGCTGATCCGCGAGTGGTTGCGCCTGCAGGGCGAGGCGAACATCGACGTGCTGGCCGCCGCCCAGCGCAAGGCGTCCTGGCTCAAGGGGCTGCCGGCGCGACTACGCAATAGCCGTGCGCGCCAGCAGGGGCAGGCGGACTTTTCCCATGAGGTGTACGACGCCATGGCGGGTTGCCTGGCGTGCAAGTCCTGCGCGGGGCAGTGCCCGATCAAGGTCAATGTGCCGGACTTCCGCTCGCGCTTCCTCGAGCTGTACCACGGCCGCTATCAGCGTCCACTGCGCGATTACCTGATCGGTTCGCTGGAGTTCACCATTCCGTACCTGGCCCATGCGCCAGGCCTGTACAACGCCGTGATGGGTTCGAAGTGGGTGGGCAAGTTGCTGGCGGACAAGGTCGGCATGGTCGACAGTCCGCTGATCAGCCGCTTCAACTTCCAGTCCACCCTGACCCGTTGCCGTGTCCAGGTGGCCAGCGTGCCGGCCCTGCGCGAGCTGACGCCGGCCCAGCGCGAGCGCAGCATCGTGCTGGTGCAGGATGCTTTCACCCGTTATTTCGAGACGCCATTGCTGGCCTCGTTCATCGAACTGGCCCATCGCCTGGGGCATAAAGTGTTCCTGGCGCCCTACAGTGCCAACGGCAAGCCGCTGCACGTGCAAGGCTTCCTCGGCGCCTTTGCCAAGGCGGCGGTCCGCAACGCCACCCAGCTCAAGGCCCTGGCCGACTGCGGCGTGCCGCTGGTGGGGCTGGACCCGGCGATGACCCTGGTCTATCGCCAGGAGTACCAGAAGGTCGAGGGCGTGGAGTGCCCTTCGGTGCTGTTGCCTCAGGAGTGGCTGATGAGCGTGTTGCCCGAGCAGACGCCGGCCAAGGCCGACAATTTCCGCCTGATGGCCCACTGCACCGAGAAGACGAACGTGCCGGCCAGTACGAAGCAGTGGGAGCAGGTGTTCGCTCGCCTTGGTCTGAAGCTGGTCACCGAGGCTACCGGCTGCTGCGGCATGTCGGGTACCTATGGGCACGAAGCGCGTAACCAGGAAGCCTCGAGGACCATCTTCGAACAGTCCTGGGCGACCAAGCTGGACAAGCAGGGTGAGGCACTGGCCACCGGGTACTCGTGCCGCAGCCAGGTCAAGCGCATGACCGAGAAGCAGCTGCGCCATCCGTTGGAGGTGGTGCTGCAGTACGCGCAGCGCTGA
- a CDS encoding LysR substrate-binding domain-containing protein, producing MNYRHLTPSMSLLLAFEAAARHESYTRAAAELSLTQSAVSRQVQALEQQLGLTLFRREGRQVQLTDVGRLYQRELSEALGRIRSATLQALAYQSGVGTLRLATLPTFGSKWLLPRLHAFYSAHPGMLVHIHSRIEAINFDTSEIDAAIGVATHDLPGLICHRLHAEELVVILPPDSAHDGQCWSPARISEEVLLNVANNPHAWGEWFSHHALPHRSMRLGPSFELTSHLIQAVRAGIGIGLVPRILVEEELASGELFSPGAPFASQRSYYLIYPPRNEALPSLRAFRGWLLQQI from the coding sequence ATGAATTACCGTCACCTCACCCCTTCGATGTCGCTGCTGCTGGCCTTCGAGGCCGCCGCGCGACATGAAAGCTACACCCGCGCCGCTGCCGAACTGTCGCTGACCCAGAGCGCGGTGAGCCGCCAGGTGCAGGCACTGGAACAACAACTGGGGCTTACGCTGTTTCGCCGCGAGGGGCGCCAGGTGCAACTGACCGATGTCGGGCGCCTGTACCAGCGCGAGCTCAGCGAGGCGCTCGGGCGCATCCGCAGTGCCACGCTGCAAGCCCTGGCCTACCAGTCCGGCGTCGGCACCTTGCGCCTGGCGACCCTGCCGACCTTCGGCTCGAAATGGCTGCTGCCACGCTTGCATGCGTTCTACAGCGCGCATCCGGGCATGCTGGTGCACATTCATTCACGCATCGAAGCAATCAATTTCGACACCAGCGAGATCGACGCGGCCATCGGCGTGGCCACCCACGACCTGCCAGGGCTGATCTGCCATCGCCTGCACGCCGAGGAACTGGTGGTGATCCTGCCGCCGGACAGCGCGCATGACGGGCAATGCTGGAGCCCGGCGCGAATCAGTGAAGAGGTACTGCTCAATGTCGCCAACAACCCACACGCCTGGGGCGAATGGTTTTCCCATCACGCCCTGCCCCACCGCTCGATGCGCCTGGGGCCGAGCTTCGAGCTGACCTCGCACCTGATCCAGGCGGTGCGCGCAGGGATCGGTATCGGGCTGGTGCCGCGAATCCTGGTGGAGGAAGAGCTGGCCAGTGGCGAACTGTTCAGCCCCGGAGCACCGTTTGCCAGCCAGCGCAGTTACTACCTGATCTATCCACCGAGGAACGAGGCGCTGCCGTCGTTGCGGGCGTTTCGCGGCTGGCTCCTCCAGCAGATCTGA
- a CDS encoding amino acid permease, which produces MSGHNSQSGELKRGLKNRHIQLIALGGAIGTGLFLGSAGVMKSAGPSMILGYAICGFIAFMIMRQLGEMIVEEPVAGSFSHFAHKYWGGFAGFLSGWNCWVLYILVGMSELSAVGKYIHYWWPEIPTWVTAAGFFLLINAINLMNVKIFGEAEFWFAIIKVAAIVGMIGLGAYLLTSGSGGPEASVTNLWAHGGFFPHGVSGLVMALAFIMFSFGGLEMLGFTAAEADKPKTVIPKAINQVIYRILIFYVGALVVLLSLTPWDSLVASIDASGGSYGSSPFVQVFSLLGSDVAAHLLNFVVLTAALSVYNSGTYCNARMLLGMAEQGDAPAALAKVDRRGVPVRSILVSAAVTLIAVLLNYLMPQNALELLMSLVVATLVINWAMISYSHLKFRQHLDRTGQKPLFKALWYPYGNYLVLAFVVLILGIMLMIPGIQVSVYAMPVWLVVMYVFYVLKSKRGAQANGAAGSVAK; this is translated from the coding sequence ATGAGTGGACATAACTCACAGTCCGGCGAACTCAAGCGTGGCTTGAAGAACCGCCATATCCAACTGATCGCCCTGGGCGGCGCCATCGGCACCGGGTTGTTCCTGGGCTCGGCCGGCGTGATGAAGTCCGCCGGCCCGTCGATGATCCTCGGCTACGCCATCTGCGGCTTCATTGCCTTCATGATCATGCGCCAGCTCGGCGAGATGATCGTCGAGGAGCCGGTTGCCGGCTCCTTCAGCCACTTCGCGCACAAGTACTGGGGCGGTTTCGCCGGCTTCCTGTCGGGCTGGAACTGCTGGGTGCTGTACATCCTGGTCGGCATGTCGGAGCTGTCGGCGGTCGGCAAGTACATCCACTACTGGTGGCCGGAGATCCCGACCTGGGTGACCGCAGCGGGGTTCTTCCTGCTGATCAACGCCATCAACCTGATGAACGTGAAGATCTTCGGCGAGGCCGAGTTCTGGTTCGCGATCATCAAGGTCGCCGCCATCGTCGGCATGATCGGCCTGGGCGCCTACCTGCTGACCAGTGGCAGTGGTGGCCCTGAAGCGTCGGTGACCAACCTGTGGGCCCATGGTGGCTTCTTCCCGCATGGTGTCAGCGGGCTGGTGATGGCCCTGGCCTTCATCATGTTCTCCTTCGGTGGCCTGGAAATGCTCGGCTTCACCGCTGCCGAGGCCGACAAGCCGAAGACCGTGATCCCCAAGGCGATCAACCAGGTCATCTACCGCATCCTGATCTTCTATGTGGGCGCCCTGGTGGTGCTGCTGTCGCTGACCCCGTGGGACAGCCTGGTGGCCAGCATCGACGCTTCCGGCGGCAGCTACGGCAGCAGCCCGTTCGTCCAGGTGTTCTCGCTGCTGGGTAGCGACGTGGCCGCGCACCTGCTGAACTTCGTGGTCCTGACCGCGGCGCTGTCGGTGTACAACAGTGGCACCTACTGCAACGCCCGCATGCTGCTGGGCATGGCCGAACAGGGCGATGCTCCGGCGGCACTGGCGAAGGTCGACCGCCGCGGCGTGCCGGTGCGTTCGATCCTGGTGTCGGCGGCCGTGACGCTGATCGCGGTGCTGCTCAACTATCTGATGCCGCAGAATGCCCTGGAGCTGCTGATGTCGCTGGTGGTGGCGACCCTGGTGATCAACTGGGCGATGATCAGCTACTCGCACCTGAAGTTCCGTCAGCACCTCGATCGCACTGGCCAGAAGCCGCTGTTCAAGGCGCTGTGGTATCCGTACGGCAACTACCTGGTGCTGGCGTTCGTGGTACTGATCCTGGGCATCATGCTGATGATTCCTGGTATCCAGGTGTCGGTGTACGCGATGCCGGTATGGCTGGTGGTGATGTATGTGTTCTACGTGCTCAAGAGCAAGCGTGGGGCGCAGGCCAACGGGGCTGCCGGTAGCGTGGCCAAGTAA
- the rluB gene encoding 23S rRNA pseudouridine(2605) synthase RluB → MSDKDLQDQQPTPPSGEKLQKVLARIGVGSRRDVEAWIGQGRIKVNGVEATLGLRVDLHDAITVDGKLIKRVEAAEATRRVIMYNKPDGEICTRDDPEGRPTVFDRLPRPKEGRWINIGRLDINTTGLLLFTTDGELANRLMHPSYEMDREYAVRVRGEVDDDMVDRLKAGVMLEDGPAKFTDIQKAPGGEGFNHWYHCVVMEGRNREVRRLWESQGVVVSRLKRVRFGPVFLNSDLPMGRWREMSQGEIDILAAEVGLQPVALPEMKLKAKDKLERLQRKSTRPLGRGERVRTLRPAQEGQGERPARPAREEAPRKSGRGSTVAERPSEMRKRPARPEGDKPAGRGRGKPRG, encoded by the coding sequence ATGAGTGACAAAGACCTGCAAGACCAACAACCCACCCCGCCGTCCGGCGAAAAACTGCAGAAAGTGCTGGCCCGCATCGGCGTCGGCTCGCGTCGTGACGTCGAGGCCTGGATCGGCCAGGGCCGTATCAAGGTCAACGGCGTCGAAGCCACCTTGGGCCTGCGCGTCGACCTGCACGATGCCATCACCGTCGACGGCAAGCTGATCAAGCGTGTCGAGGCCGCCGAGGCGACCCGCCGCGTGATCATGTACAACAAGCCCGACGGCGAGATCTGCACCCGTGACGACCCGGAAGGCCGCCCGACCGTGTTCGACCGCCTGCCGCGCCCGAAAGAGGGCCGCTGGATCAACATCGGCCGCCTGGACATCAACACCACCGGCCTGCTGCTGTTCACCACCGACGGTGAGCTGGCCAACCGCCTGATGCACCCCTCCTACGAAATGGACCGCGAGTACGCCGTGCGCGTGCGTGGCGAGGTCGACGACGACATGGTCGACCGCTTGAAGGCCGGCGTGATGCTCGAAGACGGCCCGGCCAAGTTCACCGACATCCAGAAGGCGCCGGGTGGTGAAGGTTTCAACCACTGGTACCACTGCGTGGTGATGGAAGGGCGCAACCGCGAAGTGCGCCGCCTGTGGGAGTCGCAAGGCGTGGTGGTCAGCCGCCTGAAGCGCGTGCGTTTCGGTCCGGTGTTCCTCAACTCCGACCTGCCGATGGGCCGCTGGCGCGAAATGAGCCAGGGCGAAATCGACATCCTGGCCGCCGAAGTCGGGCTGCAGCCGGTGGCGCTGCCGGAGATGAAGCTCAAGGCCAAGGACAAGCTCGAGCGCCTGCAGCGCAAGTCGACCCGTCCGCTGGGGCGTGGTGAGCGTGTGCGCACCCTGCGTCCCGCCCAGGAAGGTCAGGGCGAGCGCCCGGCACGTCCCGCGCGTGAAGAAGCGCCGCGCAAGAGCGGCCGTGGCAGCACGGTGGCCGAGCGCCCGAGCGAGATGCGCAAGCGCCCGGCTCGACCTGAGGGCGACAAGCCTGCCGGCCGTGGTCGTGGCAAGCCACGCGGCTGA
- the scpB gene encoding SMC-Scp complex subunit ScpB, which produces MNLNEPRELASLIEAFLLASGKPQSLERLYELFEEAERPAPAVFKKALEVLGKSCNGRAFELKEVASGYRLQIREDYAPWVGRLWEERPQRYSRALLETMALIAYRQPITRGEIEDVRGVAVNSNIIKTLMEREWIRIVGYREVPGRPAMFATTKAFLDHFNLKSLDELPALAELRELEPEPLLDPDEAPVPAHLQALADASLGEEGEEVEPKEETSFRSLLVELDAMEEGLKTDFDDLRDEMSEEAGESEGELKD; this is translated from the coding sequence ATGAACCTGAATGAACCCCGCGAACTGGCGTCGCTGATCGAGGCCTTCCTGCTCGCCTCGGGCAAGCCGCAATCCCTTGAGCGCCTCTACGAGTTGTTCGAGGAGGCCGAGCGCCCGGCGCCGGCTGTCTTCAAGAAGGCCCTGGAGGTGCTGGGCAAGTCGTGCAATGGCCGCGCCTTCGAGCTCAAGGAAGTGGCCAGCGGCTATCGCCTGCAGATCCGCGAAGACTACGCCCCCTGGGTCGGCCGCCTGTGGGAGGAGCGCCCGCAGCGCTATTCCCGCGCGCTGCTCGAAACCATGGCCCTGATCGCCTACCGCCAGCCCATCACTCGGGGCGAGATCGAGGATGTGCGGGGCGTGGCGGTGAACAGCAACATCATCAAGACGCTCATGGAGCGTGAGTGGATCCGCATCGTCGGCTACCGCGAGGTGCCGGGGCGCCCGGCGATGTTCGCCACCACCAAGGCGTTCCTGGATCACTTCAACCTCAAGAGCCTCGACGAGCTGCCAGCGTTGGCCGAATTGCGCGAACTGGAACCTGAGCCGCTGCTCGACCCGGATGAGGCGCCGGTGCCGGCTCACCTGCAGGCCCTGGCCGATGCCAGCCTGGGTGAGGAGGGGGAAGAGGTGGAGCCGAAGGAGGAGACCAGTTTCCGTTCGCTGCTCGTAGAGCTGGATGCGATGGAAGAGGGGCTCAAGACCGATTTCGATGATTTGCGCGATGAGATGTCGGAAGAGGCGGGTGAGTCCGAGGGCGAGCTCAAGGATTGA
- a CDS encoding segregation and condensation protein A: MEVFLEAFEGPLDLLLYLIRKQNVDILDIPVAEITRQYMSYVELMKSVRLELAAEYLVMAAMLAEIKSRMLLPRSSEVEEEEGDPRAELIRRLQEYERFKAAAEGIDELPRVGREVVVPRLEAPQAKARKLLPEVALEEILLSMAEVMRRNDLFESHQITRETLSTRERMSEVLERLKGGAFVPFVELFTREEGKLGVVVTFMAILELVKESLIELVQNEPFAPIHVRARAE; this comes from the coding sequence CTGGAAGTCTTCCTCGAAGCCTTCGAGGGCCCGCTGGACCTGCTGCTGTACCTGATCCGCAAGCAGAACGTCGACATCCTCGACATCCCGGTGGCGGAAATCACCCGTCAGTACATGAGCTATGTCGAGCTGATGAAAAGCGTGCGCCTGGAACTGGCCGCCGAGTACCTGGTGATGGCCGCCATGCTCGCCGAGATCAAGTCGCGCATGCTGCTGCCACGCTCCAGCGAGGTGGAAGAGGAGGAGGGCGACCCGCGCGCCGAGCTGATCCGCCGCTTGCAGGAATACGAACGCTTCAAGGCTGCTGCCGAGGGTATCGACGAATTGCCACGGGTTGGCCGCGAGGTCGTGGTGCCGCGCCTGGAGGCCCCTCAGGCCAAGGCGCGCAAGCTGCTACCCGAGGTCGCCCTGGAGGAGATCCTGCTGTCCATGGCCGAGGTCATGCGCCGCAACGACCTGTTCGAAAGCCACCAGATCACCCGCGAGACCCTGTCCACCCGCGAGCGCATGAGCGAAGTGCTGGAGCGCCTCAAGGGCGGCGCCTTCGTGCCGTTCGTCGAGCTGTTCACCCGCGAGGAGGGCAAGCTCGGCGTGGTGGTCACCTTCATGGCGATTCTCGAACTGGTGAAGGAATCCCTGATCGAACTGGTGCAGAATGAGCCTTTCGCCCCGATCCACGTCCGTGCCCGGGCAGAGTGA